From the Nocardiopsis changdeensis genome, one window contains:
- a CDS encoding anti-sigma factor RsbA family regulatory protein: MTFEHQGLLFRRDRWFRETVTGLLRDAGDARTVLAVSDERAGALLSALPEDARARVRAVDRARLYASPGRALAALHRLASAHPEGVLVIAEPPAVRGALETREWRRWESVLCTALAPVRMRLVCAHDERALTPRDRAAVLATHPVLIGADGPYPNPSYQGTAAFGARPRAPEPLPVHGAVHRLEIGPSLPRLRRELTALGEAEGMDADQVERLVTAVNELAANVLEHGAGKGGVRVWRTGDRWVCDVSDERGGPTDPLTGYRPSDGLRPRGYGLWITRQICDFLEITGRGEGSSVRLHFLDDRVEDVPLDGAWGEKDREGVR; the protein is encoded by the coding sequence ATGACCTTCGAACACCAGGGCCTCCTCTTCCGCCGCGACCGGTGGTTCCGCGAGACGGTGACCGGGCTGCTCCGCGACGCCGGGGACGCCCGCACCGTCCTCGCCGTCTCCGACGAGCGCGCCGGCGCGCTGCTGTCCGCGCTGCCGGAGGACGCCCGCGCGCGCGTGCGCGCCGTGGACCGCGCCCGCCTGTACGCCTCCCCCGGGCGCGCCCTGGCGGCGCTGCACCGGCTCGCCTCGGCGCACCCGGAGGGCGTCCTCGTCATCGCCGAGCCCCCGGCCGTCCGCGGGGCCCTGGAGACCCGTGAGTGGCGGCGCTGGGAGTCGGTGCTGTGCACGGCCCTGGCCCCCGTTCGGATGCGCCTGGTGTGCGCGCACGACGAGCGCGCGCTGACGCCCCGCGACCGGGCCGCGGTGCTCGCCACCCACCCGGTGCTCATCGGCGCCGACGGGCCGTACCCGAACCCGTCGTACCAGGGGACGGCCGCGTTCGGCGCGCGGCCGCGCGCCCCGGAGCCGCTCCCGGTGCACGGGGCCGTCCACCGGCTGGAGATCGGCCCGTCGCTGCCGCGCCTGCGCCGGGAGCTGACCGCGCTGGGCGAGGCCGAGGGGATGGACGCCGACCAGGTGGAGCGCCTGGTGACGGCGGTCAACGAGCTGGCCGCGAACGTGCTGGAACACGGCGCGGGCAAGGGCGGCGTGCGGGTGTGGCGGACCGGGGACCGCTGGGTGTGCGACGTCTCCGACGAACGCGGCGGGCCGACCGACCCGCTGACCGGCTACCGGCCCTCGGACGGGCTGCGCCCCCGGGGCTACGGGCTGTGGATCACCCGGCAGATCTGCGACTTCCTGGAGATCACCGGCCGCGGCGAGGGGTCGTCGGTGCGCCTGCACTTCCTGGACGACCGGGTGGAGGACGTCCCGCTCGACGGGGCGTGGGGGGAGAAGGACCGCGAGGGCGTCCGCTGA
- a CDS encoding STAS domain-containing protein, with translation MTSSDISIRREDGIVVVTPVGEMDAVTSPALAEVLDGILSPDPPHGVVVDFTKVGFCDSRCIGVLVAAYRQARDLGLGLVVAEPQRQVMRLFMIAGIDQVIPIAETVDGAVEDLQD, from the coding sequence GTGACGTCATCAGACATCTCGATCCGTCGCGAGGACGGGATCGTCGTCGTGACCCCCGTGGGGGAGATGGACGCGGTGACCTCGCCCGCGCTCGCCGAGGTGCTGGACGGGATCCTGTCGCCGGACCCGCCGCACGGAGTGGTCGTCGACTTCACCAAGGTCGGGTTCTGCGACTCCCGGTGCATCGGAGTCCTGGTCGCCGCCTACCGCCAGGCCCGCGACCTGGGGCTGGGCCTGGTGGTCGCCGAACCGCAGCGCCAGGTGATGCGCCTGTTCATGATCGCCGGGATCGACCAGGTCATCCCGATCGCCGAGACCGTCGACGGGGCCGTCGAGGACCTCCAGGACTGA
- a CDS encoding ANTAR domain-containing response regulator: MWIERLARDIGALGHSEGTTLERALDQMGRSAALGVPGCSAALVVVWREVAGPDGSVRHVVVDYGASHADLAAAFEHQYTTDQGPAVEAVREMRQVRVGDVLRESHRWPRYTSMAVQCGDRSSLTLPSPLPGDGADADRVVTFGVHSVRPDAFDEGVVAPLTALLAEHAAASLANVGRRTDEARQSAHMRRAMSARTVIDQAKGIIMHARGCDADTAFAALREVAQRNRKRVVDVARDLVAENAGARPSAPSGG, translated from the coding sequence GTGTGGATCGAGCGCCTGGCCCGCGACATCGGCGCGCTGGGGCACAGCGAGGGCACGACCCTCGAACGCGCTCTGGACCAGATGGGCCGGTCCGCCGCGCTCGGCGTGCCGGGGTGCTCGGCGGCGCTGGTGGTGGTCTGGCGGGAGGTGGCGGGGCCCGACGGCTCGGTGCGCCACGTCGTCGTCGACTACGGCGCCTCCCACGCCGACCTGGCCGCGGCCTTCGAGCACCAGTACACCACCGACCAGGGCCCGGCCGTGGAGGCGGTGCGCGAGATGCGCCAGGTGCGGGTGGGCGACGTGCTGCGCGAGTCCCACCGCTGGCCGCGCTACACCAGCATGGCCGTGCAGTGCGGGGACCGCTCCTCCCTCACCCTGCCCAGCCCGCTGCCCGGCGACGGCGCCGACGCGGACCGGGTGGTCACGTTCGGGGTGCACTCCGTGCGCCCGGACGCCTTCGACGAGGGTGTGGTCGCCCCGCTGACCGCGCTGCTCGCCGAGCACGCCGCCGCGTCGCTGGCCAACGTGGGGCGGCGCACCGACGAGGCGCGCCAGAGCGCGCACATGCGCCGCGCCATGTCCGCGCGCACCGTCATCGACCAGGCCAAGGGCATCATCATGCACGCCCGGGGCTGCGACGCCGACACCGCTTTCGCGGCGCTGCGCGAGGTCGCCCAGCGCAACCGCAAGCGGGTCGTGGACGTCGCCCGCGACCTCGTGGCCGAGAACGCGGGCGCCAGGCCCTCCGCCCCCTCGGGTGGGTGA
- a CDS encoding GAF domain-containing protein, whose translation MYPDDGQSTAEAALAELEYAERLLGEAGGQLAQAHAEPPEQRRQGDDGDRALLRAMFTELSVPVVLLDHEGYIRRINHAGATRLGSGPGYLTGKPFVHFVDLRRRAAMRSWLAAVVRGDGDADLESRLAQRGWAEDVHLTLTRVELPTEPNPLVLVAMSPPMNGGEEEGPAPLEPEVEDQVVVLAARRLDVLTRMTRLLLRSAGPGGAGKPLALADAAELLADSYADWVIVDVCDLPDPRAPRRAVVAGPPDATGEQREEVSGAVPEDADIPGEVLGRGQSLLFPLIEEEGVLGRASSGAPLLSVLGAGSLLSVPLRGSRGVRGALTLIRRSNRGSFRLADLGLIEEIGEHIGLALPPRPR comes from the coding sequence ATGTACCCGGACGACGGGCAGAGCACGGCCGAGGCCGCGCTCGCCGAGCTGGAGTACGCCGAGCGCCTGCTCGGCGAGGCCGGCGGCCAACTGGCGCAGGCGCACGCCGAACCGCCCGAACAGCGCCGCCAGGGCGACGACGGCGACCGGGCGCTGCTGCGGGCCATGTTCACCGAGCTGAGCGTGCCGGTGGTGCTGCTCGACCACGAGGGGTACATCCGGCGGATCAACCACGCCGGCGCGACCCGGCTGGGCAGCGGCCCCGGGTACCTGACCGGCAAGCCGTTCGTGCACTTCGTGGACCTGCGGCGGCGGGCCGCGATGCGGTCGTGGCTGGCGGCGGTGGTGCGCGGGGACGGCGACGCCGACCTGGAGTCCCGGCTGGCCCAGCGCGGCTGGGCCGAGGACGTGCACCTCACCCTGACCCGGGTGGAGCTGCCCACCGAGCCGAACCCGCTGGTCCTGGTGGCGATGTCGCCGCCGATGAACGGCGGCGAGGAGGAGGGCCCCGCCCCGCTGGAGCCGGAGGTGGAGGACCAGGTGGTGGTGCTGGCCGCGCGCAGGCTGGACGTGCTCACCCGGATGACCCGGCTGCTGCTGCGCTCGGCCGGCCCGGGCGGGGCCGGGAAGCCGCTGGCGCTGGCCGACGCCGCCGAGCTGCTCGCCGACTCCTACGCCGACTGGGTGATCGTGGACGTGTGCGACCTGCCGGACCCGCGGGCGCCGCGCCGCGCCGTGGTGGCCGGTCCCCCCGACGCCACCGGCGAGCAGCGGGAGGAGGTGTCCGGGGCGGTGCCGGAGGACGCCGACATCCCCGGCGAGGTGCTGGGGCGGGGCCAGTCGCTGCTGTTCCCCCTGATCGAGGAGGAGGGCGTGCTGGGCCGCGCCTCCTCGGGGGCGCCGCTGCTGTCGGTGCTCGGCGCCGGCTCGCTGCTGTCGGTGCCGCTGCGCGGCAGCCGGGGCGTGCGCGGGGCGCTCACCCTGATCCGGCGCAGCAACCGGGGCAGCTTCCGCCTGGCCGACCTCGGCCTGATCGAGGAGATCGGCGAGCACATCGGCCTGGCGCTCCCGCCCCGGCCGCGGTAG
- a CDS encoding response regulator, with protein MTQKANILLVDDRDENLIALEAALTSLDQNLIRAGSGEEALKHLLGTDFAVILLDVVMPGMDGFETAAHIKQREKTKDVPIIFLTAQEIDRHQVFRGYASRAVDFLLKPFDPWVLRSKVEVFVELHQLKAQMREQARTLQRDLGQETGEPGKVLAEQLAQRSGQVQEELAELRRHIVDAYQDTDQPLVDGVRRVDRAFSRLSTLIDTLHGPED; from the coding sequence GTGACCCAGAAGGCCAACATCCTCCTCGTGGACGACCGCGACGAGAACCTCATCGCGCTGGAGGCGGCCCTCACGTCCCTGGACCAGAACCTGATCCGCGCCGGATCCGGGGAGGAGGCGCTCAAACACCTTCTGGGCACGGACTTCGCGGTCATCCTGCTGGACGTGGTCATGCCGGGGATGGACGGCTTCGAGACGGCCGCGCACATCAAGCAGCGCGAGAAGACCAAGGACGTGCCGATCATCTTCCTGACGGCCCAGGAGATCGACCGGCACCAGGTCTTCCGCGGCTACGCCTCGCGCGCGGTCGACTTCCTGCTCAAGCCGTTCGACCCGTGGGTGCTGCGCTCCAAGGTGGAGGTGTTCGTCGAGCTGCACCAGCTCAAGGCGCAGATGCGCGAGCAGGCCCGCACCCTCCAGCGCGACCTGGGCCAGGAGACCGGGGAGCCCGGCAAGGTCCTGGCCGAGCAGCTCGCCCAGCGCTCCGGGCAGGTGCAGGAGGAACTGGCCGAGCTGCGCCGCCACATCGTCGACGCCTACCAGGACACCGACCAGCCGCTGGTGGACGGGGTGCGCCGGGTGGACCGCGCGTTCTCCCGCCTGTCCACCCTCATCGACACCCTCCACGGCCCCGAGGACTGA